The Rhodothermales bacterium genome contains the following window.
GTGAGTGCAGACGGCGGTGCGGTGCGGGACCCAGCGGCATCGCCCCATGTGCAGCGCGCCACCGAAGATCTGATGGATCGCGTGCCGGGTGCCGACTTCATTCAGCGCGCCAATTTTGCCTGGGAGCCCGTGATACGCGGCATGAGTGGCGGCCAGATTGGCCTGGTGATAGACGGCATCAAGGTCATCGGCGCCTGCATCGATGAGATGGACCCCACCTCAGCGTACGTGGAGGTGGAAAACCTGGAGCGCCTCGATCTGACCAAGGGCGGGTTTGATCTGAGCAGCGGCTCCCAGATTGGTGGTGCAATCAATCTGGTTACCCAGAAGCCGTCACTTTCTGACCCGTTCAGCCTGTCCAGCGAAGCCGGCTTCGAGTCGGCCTCCGGGCTTCGGCGCGGGCGCGTGGTAGCATCCGCCTCCGAAGGTGACGTCGGTGTGCGTTTCAGCTATTCGTACAAGCGAGCGGCGGATTTCCGGCCCGGGGGCGGCGCAGCCGACGTGGCCGGTTCGGGGTACGAAAAGAACAATTACAAGGCGGACGTCGCGTGGCAACCGCACCATGCCCATCGTCTGGAGGCCTCATTTCTCGGGGACAATGCGTGGGGCGTCGGCTATCCGGTTCTTCTGATGGACGCCACGCTTGCCAAGGCCCGGATTTACAGCCTGACGCACACGCTGACGCCCCATAGCGGTGGCGCGCCGCATCATGTCGAGACCAAGGTGTATCACAACACCGTGGATCACTGGATGGACGATTTCGGCCGCGATGTGCTGGAGCGCCAGGTTATGCGCGGCATGAATATGCCCATGTATGGCCTCACGCGCACGAGCGGTTTGATCAGCACCGCGGACATCCGGCTTGATGGGGGCAATCGCGTGGGGGTGACCCTCGATGCCTATCGCACGAAGAGTTTCGGTGACATGTGGATGTTCAGTGTCTTCGAGGGCATCCAGGACATGTACCTGTTGAATCTGGGCGATGTGGTGGTCAACCATGCGGCCCTCGCAGTGAACGGTACGTACCACCTTTCAGAGCGGCTGTCGCTGCGGGCCGACGCCCGAATGGACGTGTCGCCTCGAGATGTGAAGCGGGAGGAATCCCGGTCGATTCTCGAAGGACGATGGGACACGGATGATCTTTCCCGCACGTACGTGCTGGGCAATCTCAGCACAACGCTGGAGTATGCGTTTTCGCCGGCCACGCGGGTGCGGTTCGGCATGGCCAACGTCAGCCGTCTGCCCACACACATCGAGAACTACGGCCACTACGTGTACAACTACGTGGACGGCTACTTCTATACCGGAAATCCCGATCTGAAGCCGGAGCGTTCGAGGCAAGCGGAAATCGGCATCGATCATTGGGGGCAACGAGCAGGATTGCGCGCCAGCGTATTCGCCAACCACGTGCGCAACTACATCATCGGTGAGGGGGACACCGGTCTGACGGAGGGGTCATCTACCTACCGGTTTCGGGTGTACCGCAACGCGGACGCAGCGCTATTGATGGGCGGCGAAGTGTCTGCGGTTGCCGAGTTGGGCAAGGGCATCTCAATCGCAGGCGCGGGGTCGTACACGTGGGGGCAGAACCTGGAGTTCGACGAGCCGCTTTACCTGATGCCGCCCCTCAGCGGCATGCTCAGCCTGCGGGCTGATCGGGGGAGACGCTGGGCGGAGCTCGAAGCACGCATGGCCATGCCCCAGAACCGCGTGTCCCGCCAGGTTGCCCGGGAGGACGGCACGGACGGCTACTTCATCCTGAATGTGCGTGGCAGTCTGCCGGTGCCGGGTGGCGCCGAGCTGAAGGTGGGTGTGGAGAACCTGCTCGACACCTTCTACCAGGAGCACCTCAGCTTCGGCAATCTGCCGAACGAGGGGCGCAACCTGTACGTAGCGCTCGCCTGGGCGTACTAGAGTCAGTCTGCCTACCCATCGCCCAATTTTTGAAAGGCCCAGTAGCCGATGCCCGCGATGCCGGCGAGTTGCAGTAAGTGCAGCCACCACAGACGGGTGCCCTCAAGCAGCACATAGCGGGAGCCCATCAGGGCCTCTATGCGCTGGGCCTGCACCTCCACCGGGCCCCGGTAGAAAGGGGCCCACATGAGGTCGCCGGAGGGTTCGACCTGCCAGGGGATGTAGAAGACGGCAACGATGAGAAAGGCGATAACCGCCGTGCCCAGGGCGCCGCGCTGGTTGTGGTTCATGGCTACAGGTAGACGCGATAGACCAGACGCACGTTGCGACCGGGTTCCGGCATCACACTCTTGACACGGGACAAGTGGTCCCGGTACTCCGTATTCGAGACGTTGTCGATGGCCAACGTCAGACTGTGGAGTGAGGTGCGGGAGCTGAACAGGTACTCCAGGAACAGATCTGGGACCAGATAGCCGCTGGTCGGCTCCTCGAACTCGCCCAGGCGCTCCTGCCGGGCCGAGCCGCGCAGGGTCGCCCCGACGGTCAGCGGCGAGCGATCGTAGCGAACCGACAGGCTTTGCCGAAACGGCGGTGTCCACGGAATTGGCTCGTCCAGCTCAGTCAGGGTGCCACGCACGAAGCTCAGGTTGCTGGAAACGGACCAGATATTGGACAGTCGGATGTCCACACTGCCTTCGGCGCCCTCCATCCTGGCATCGGAGCCGGCGTACTGGAAGATGGGCAGGTAGATGCGCGTGTTGAGCTCTCCGGTGTTCCTGGGAAAGATGTATCCCGAGAAGCGGTTCAGGTAGGCGGCCGCGTACCAGGAGACCCGGGGGCCTTCCCATCGGGACGATAGTTCGAAGCCGGTACCAGACTCCACCCCCAGGTCCGGATTGCCCACCTCGAAGGAATAAGCCGCAAGGTGCGGGCCCTCGGAGAAGAGTTCTTCGATGCCGGGCAGGCGAATGGAGCGCATACCGGACGCGGCGAGGGTGAGTCTGGGATTGAGGGGCCACTTCAGGGCCGCTGATGCCGAGACTCCTCCGAACTTTTTCTGGGCGATGAGGCCGATGTCGGACATGAACTCCCGGCTGGGCGTCACCTGGCGGAGATCGTAGCGCGCTCCGACTTCGAGTGAGGTGCCGCCCAGATCCACCGTCTGGTGACCGAAGCCGGCAACAGACCATTCGGTCGTCGCAGGCGTGGACGAGAACCCTCCCGATGCGTAATCGCGATGCTCGACCCAGAACCCGACAGCTCCATCCGTCAGGCGCCCGCGTCCTGCCGTGTGGGCGATGGCCGTCGCGTGATAGGAGAGGAGGCCGAATTCAATACCAACCGAGCCGTTGGATTCGAACTCCTGGTGGAAGTACCTGGAATAGCTTCCTTTTGCTTCCAGATGTCGAATGCCGCGGATTGGTGTGATCCACTCGCCCCTGGTCCGAAAGTGGCGTCGGTTGAGCTCGATGGAGACTC
Protein-coding sequences here:
- a CDS encoding TonB-dependent receptor — translated: MRLILLLVLLTPAQVIAQSLHGRVLDHATMEGIPLATLLVVGTDQGTAADIDGHFHLDLPEGARELRVSAVGYTSERFLITDAMRSGEPFHLHLHPNVIQHQEVVVSADGGAVRDPAASPHVQRATEDLMDRVPGADFIQRANFAWEPVIRGMSGGQIGLVIDGIKVIGACIDEMDPTSAYVEVENLERLDLTKGGFDLSSGSQIGGAINLVTQKPSLSDPFSLSSEAGFESASGLRRGRVVASASEGDVGVRFSYSYKRAADFRPGGGAADVAGSGYEKNNYKADVAWQPHHAHRLEASFLGDNAWGVGYPVLLMDATLAKARIYSLTHTLTPHSGGAPHHVETKVYHNTVDHWMDDFGRDVLERQVMRGMNMPMYGLTRTSGLISTADIRLDGGNRVGVTLDAYRTKSFGDMWMFSVFEGIQDMYLLNLGDVVVNHAALAVNGTYHLSERLSLRADARMDVSPRDVKREESRSILEGRWDTDDLSRTYVLGNLSTTLEYAFSPATRVRFGMANVSRLPTHIENYGHYVYNYVDGYFYTGNPDLKPERSRQAEIGIDHWGQRAGLRASVFANHVRNYIIGEGDTGLTEGSSTYRFRVYRNADAALLMGGEVSAVAELGKGISIAGAGSYTWGQNLEFDEPLYLMPPLSGMLSLRADRGRRWAELEARMAMPQNRVSRQVAREDGTDGYFILNVRGSLPVPGGAELKVGVENLLDTFYQEHLSFGNLPNEGRNLYVALAWAY
- a CDS encoding TonB-dependent receptor codes for the protein MRTIRIAIALLAIWMISAPARAQSGVLTGRVVSASSGEPVEFAQILVQEAHRSTTSDGNGAFLLRRMPAGQFTLKAFRIGFFPFETTITVATGDTLELTLRMRDSVIESAEVVVVDEGLGAQTVEAASELRGGRLRQQLGTTIAETLDQEPGLSMRSMGPAPARPVLRGLGGERLLVLEDGGRTGDLSATTSDHALVVDPITADRIEIVRGPAALIYGPNTLGGAVNVVRDYVPSSVPSKVRTTLSGQGQSASRGLAGGAVVVAPIGTSAVVRADGAYRAAGDVATPDGRLGNTALDTGTASLGASLVRSWGYLGVSGSLYDSHYGIPGGFVGAHPEGVSIELNRRHFRTRGEWITPIRGIRHLEAKGSYSRYFHQEFESNGSVGIEFGLLSYHATAIAHTAGRGRLTDGAVGFWVEHRDYASGGFSSTPATTEWSVAGFGHQTVDLGGTSLEVGARYDLRQVTPSREFMSDIGLIAQKKFGGVSASAALKWPLNPRLTLAASGMRSIRLPGIEELFSEGPHLAAYSFEVGNPDLGVESGTGFELSSRWEGPRVSWYAAAYLNRFSGYIFPRNTGELNTRIYLPIFQYAGSDARMEGAEGSVDIRLSNIWSVSSNLSFVRGTLTELDEPIPWTPPFRQSLSVRYDRSPLTVGATLRGSARQERLGEFEEPTSGYLVPDLFLEYLFSSRTSLHSLTLAIDNVSNTEYRDHLSRVKSVMPEPGRNVRLVYRVYL